The Episyrphus balteatus chromosome 4, idEpiBalt1.1, whole genome shotgun sequence genome includes a window with the following:
- the LOC129918484 gene encoding uncharacterized protein LOC129918484 gives MGIKGMNNKNISKDCLGLRLRVNGLHQTWKWLHQTIALHEYLISVTSADSARTKQQSFANF, from the coding sequence atgaataataaaaatataagcaaaGATTGCTTAGGTCTTCGTTTGCGAGTCAACGGCCTGCATCAAACCTGGAAGTGGCTGCACCAAACCATTGCCCTCCACGAATACCTTATCTCTGTTACTTCGGCAGATTCTGCAAGAACAAAGCAGCAATCTTTTGCAAATTTTTAG
- the LOC129918483 gene encoding lipoyltransferase 1, mitochondrial, translated as MLMQVGGRVANPIRCFLNFRRQSDNVVRKCLMSSSSSAGGTTTTTSNTDNNNQQQQSDGSNVNKVKKITDSEIKKSVFISQSSDIFTNLALEDWLYKNFDFSHHHVLLLWANNPCVVIGRHQNPFTESNVSKLLDKGIVLARRNSGGGAVYHDKGNLNCTFFTPRERYNRKYNLNILTRALFREWAIKSEINNRDDIVISGKKISGTAAKLGHPNAYHHCTLLVNSNKLHLSEALVREEANYISKATASVRSPIKNLNDVNRAVNVPQLLSAVGYEFLRTNATELTDGGQEQTQKQQGFQLVNPTEKWFPGINEIRDLFGSWEWVYGNTPKFQVEKEINLKADEKEHKMILRIDVEKGLMSDITITMPTNEVVPIVSELKDKPYNEDNLQGIIGALKMVSTDNVKQAMNGF; from the exons ATGCTAATGCAGGTTGGTGGAAGGGTTGCCAACCCGATAAgatgttttttgaatttcagaCGACAAAGCGATAATGTTGTGCGCAAGTGCTTGATGTCATCGTCGTCATCAGCAGGcggcacaacaacaacaacttcgaACACTGAtaacaacaaccaacaacaacaatcagaTGGAAGCAATGTCAATAAGGTTAAAAAGATAACCGACTCAGAGATAAAGAAATCTGTCTTCATATCTCAATCATCTGACATATTTACGAATTTGGCACTAGAAGATTGGTTGTATAAGAATTTCGATTTTAGCCATCATcatgtgttgttgttgtgggcCAATAATCCGTGTGTTGTTATTGGACGTCATCAGAATCCATTTACTGAATCTAATGTTTCTAAATTGTTGGATAAGGGAATTGTTTTGGCAAGGCGGAATAGTGGTGGTGGTGCAGTCTATCATGACAAAGGGAATCTGAATTGTACATTCTTTACGCCACGAGAGCGTTATAATCGAAAgtataatttgaatattttaacaAGGGCTCTGTTTCGTGAATGGGCGATTAAATCGGAAATAAACAATAGGGATGACATTGTTATAAGTGGGAAAAAG ATATCAGGTACTGCTGCCAAACTAGGCCATCCAAATGCCTATCATCATTGTACTCTATTGGTTAATTCAAATAAACTACACCTTAGCGAAGCTTTAGTTCGCGAAGAG GCCAATTACATAAGCAAAGCAACTGCATCTGTCCGATCGCCAATTAAAAACCTGAATGATGTTAATCGCGCTGTTAATGTACCCCAACTCTTATCAGCAGTTGGTTATGAATTTCTTCGCACCAATGCAACTGAATTAACCGATGGAGGACAAGAACAAACACAGAAACAACAAGGTTTTCAACTTGTTAATCCAACTGAAAAATGGTTCCCAGGAATAAATGAGATTCGTGATTTGTTTGGATCATGGGAATGGGTATATGGAAATACACCTAAATTTCAAGTTGAAAAGGAAATCAATTTGAAAGCTGATGAAAAGGAACATAAGATGATTTTACGCATTGATGTTGAAAAG GGACTTATGTCGGATATAACCATTACTATGCCCACTAATGAAGTTGTGCCAATTGTTTCTGAGCTCAAGGACAAACCATATAATGAAGACAATCTCCAGGGTATCATTGGAGCTTTGAAAATGGTATCAACTGATAATGTGAAACAGGCAATGAATGGATTTTGA